The region CCGCTCGCGCTTTGTACATCTCGAAAACTATCCCATTGTTTTTTTATCGGCACTTACGGGGCAACGCGCGTGGCGCATTATTGATCTGGCTCTGGATGTAGCACTGAAACGTCGCCTTCGCATTCCAACGGGTGAATTGAACGACTTTTTGACGCATCTCAATGCAACAACGGCTCCGCCAACAAAAAATGGACGGGTCTTTCGCATGTCTTTCTGTGTTATGCCGCGCAGTGCACCGCCAACCATTCTCTTTTTTACCAGGCGGCCCAAGGATGTTCCCACGCACTATCGTCGGTTTTTAGAGCGCAGGCTCAGACAGGCGTTTGATTTTTACGGCACTCCCATCCGCATCTTATTTAAAAAGAAGTGATATCTATGCGTCCAGGTGGCATAAAAAAGCTCTATTATTCGATCCGCGAGGTATCGGAACTCACCGGCATAGAATCCCATGTTCTAAGATTTTGGGAGAAAGAATTTTCTCAACTAAATCCCAGACGTGGCCGATCGGGCAATCGCGCGTACACAGAGCGAAATATCAAGGTCATTTTGGCAATTAAGGACTTGCTTTACGCCCAGAAATACACTATTCAAGGGGCGGTTGAAAGGCTGAAGATAGACCGCAGTTTATGGGAA is a window of Gemmatimonadota bacterium DNA encoding:
- a CDS encoding MerR family transcriptional regulator, with protein sequence MRPGGIKKLYYSIREVSELTGIESHVLRFWEKEFSQLNPRRGRSGNRAYTERNIKVILAIKDLLYAQKYTIQGAVERLKIDRSLWENQSIEDATSNVENPLVELRRMLFELKQLIEGGEASDAGK